GGTAATGTTATAGTGGTAGAGGGACACGTGATTATGGCCAAGTGCTTAATGAACTTGCAGACCAACACGCAGCCATAATATCTAAACACTGCATTAAAGTGAGGTGATTCCAAGTTAAATGTATCATTCTGTGACTGTCTTATTCATTTTTGCCTTGTTTTAACAATGCTGttttatcaaattattttgattCACAAACGTTTCCAAGTGAGTTCAGCAGTGGCTCCGAACTCTACAACAACCATGTTTCATCCTTATCCGTAATTCTAGGTGCATCTACTtgagacatgcaaatttcaaagatgTACGAATATTGTACGTCAAACCTTTCAGAAGAATTGTTTCTttacaatagacatcaaatcaggtccaataatcgttatcattcaaggacTCTATGAATTTACCTGGTTCAAGGAACATATCGATGATGACAAAGACAATGGGGTCATCTtaaaccacgaaatagtggtggtaccagatgtcctgccagctagctgcacccgtcaagattgactcAAAGCGAAaattccattgttatttggtgaattcaccaaattattttgtgagtcaaaattggtatgctgtcactcatcatttgagaaacagacaggtcatattttgatacaatatctccgtatctaccgtagaacttcttaaatgatttcagtAAGCTACTTTCTGAAAATCCTTggctcactaacttttgagctaataggctgtctaactcgaaagtcttcatatgaaatgcatgctctactgtatctgaggagttgtgaaatatacacaccataagctggagatgatggtatatagCTCGACAAAAAATTTTATCGCCTGATATCAGTTTTACCTGAAGCCTACTTCAGATCTCTGACAAAACATGACACTCAGCAAGTTACAACTCAATGATGATAAAAGCAGAGGTTCCCTTTCTACATAAAAGTTTAACAAATCTCAAGGTCCTTTTGAagtataaatcaatcaatcaatcgataaaGCAATCATTAATCTTCATAACCCCTGTCTTTGTAATTACTATTGCGGTAGTGCAAACAATTACAAAAAGTgacaatttaaaataaatttattaaattcGAGCAGCACACTGTCAAATAATTAAAAGCACACgtgataaaaatatgaaaaagtgacaatttttaATGGTAGTGAGTCTAGCTTACAACCTTCTCAAAGTCCAAGCCCCGAGTCTACATTCAATTTCAATTGGTTTAAATATGGCGATTAGAATCAGTAAGATTAGGTTGTGCGTATGAGAATAGACTTGAAACATATTGGAGAAGAGCTTTTTCACCaaatatttggtgatttggagAGCGCAATTTAGTAGTCTGCTCCatgtttaaaaaatgatacattGTAATGTGCACATACAAAAAAAAGGTTGCCCTATCACAAAaaagaatcattttggaggGAGGGCTATAGCTCTGAGAAATAACTTGACCCCATAGAAATATTACACCAACTTTCTATGATATCTCGAATAAGAAGTAGAGTCTGAAAATCTATCCATACAACACGACTTACAACTAGTTAAACTGACTAGATCTTCAAACATTGCCCTCAGAATATTATCCAGAAAAAGCGGCAGCCATCATCCTATTAAAAGACAGTTTAGCGAAAATTGTTCTTACATTGAACATCAAATGCGATGGTGTTTTCACATGATATCGGTTCTGAAAGAGTTTCATGACGAAGTTCACAATCGTAGACAAGGTTAGAATCTGCATCAGCAAAGGTTGGTTCCCAGACAAGTGGTGAATCCCCCGTCGACTTAGAATCTACGCCATCTCTATCCAGGTCAGAGAACCAGGTGGAGCTCCGTCAGAAAGACAATTTAGTTTCTTGGTGTTACCTTCAATAACTTGATAAAGACCTTCATTCTTAGTGCCATCTTCTACCGAACAGTCAAGGTTGTCTGGAGACAAAGAAATAACTAAACTGAGTCTTTGTTGACAGACGTCATTATCCCTCATATGATGCAATGCTTATTCTTCTTATCTGAAACCTAAATATATTAATTCTCAATTAcgagctgtttttgttttcaagaaattacATCGTCTGCATTTAGCACCGTAAATCTTTTATTAGAGATATGTGAACGATAGAAAGTGAGGTTATCATTTCGGAAAAGCATTGCACATTTATAGTGATTGTTTGGTAGTAACTTTTAATCACTTTATTCAGGCTTAGCGTGACACTTTGGTATTTTATGTTTATAAAATTATATGATACAGTTTGATTTAGATCATGTCCTGCTTCCCGCGTTCGTAACCTTCAAGCTTTTGAATTTCCATCAATAACACCAATTAATAATCAGCAAACTGGTTTGGCTAACGTAAATCACACACAGCTATACAGTGTTATTTTGACACTTCACACGATCAACTTGCTGATATCAATATGGATATGGAGGATATGCCTGTCGTTACACatagtaaaaattcaaaatctgtATTTAAAGAAAGTTGTGAGTCGAATTATTCTTTGAAATATGCAgatttaaaattatttgaattgtATAATTTCTAGCTGGGGGACCTTGTGCTACTTTCTTTGATCCCGCTCTGTAAACAGATCTCATGGTCAACAGCCTGGCATGAGTTTCACTTATTGAAAGCGTTTATACTCCAGCCATTACAACAACTAATTATTAGATGAAGTCTATTATGTAATTGAAGCAGTGCGACCATAAATCTTGAGATCCTCTAGAATTAATCGCCGATAAGTCGCAGACCGAACGGAAACTCATAACAAGAACAAAATGGCTGGAGTTTAATGATAGAAGGGCCACGAATACCGGAGTAAACGCTCTGCTCTGCATGTTTACACATACCCTTATCTTTACCAGAACAGGCCAAATCACCGTGTGTTTCTGTTATTTTCACaggaaaaaaattcacattttaatgtttcgttAACATTCGTCGACTCTAACAGCATTGCGCGACAATGAATTTCCTTCGCGATACCATAGACTTATGACCCACAGCCAACAAATACTCTTTGGTTAACGATACCAACTTGTAGAAGGTAAAAAACACGACCGTactgtcataatcttccaaattggcgcacagaatagtaatattCCACGCTCACAATACATTAGCGTTCTTGGACGCGATTGATCAAGCTGCAACGTTTActtgtttggactctaacaatgctggagccacgaaataccagcacagtatcgacaaCATAATAtcgctcatttacacatttgaaaaaattacccagTAACTTATTTTTCTCAAGCAGGTTCTGCGTAGTACCCCCATGTtctagtgtgtttcaaccaatagtaatattgagccgttgctatcattttaatttattcatgacatgggtttgaaacaaaagaattgtagcaagccacgcactggcaagtgataatttctacttttgtaatctttcctaatgtcggtaaatcaatGTATTGTCTTTTTATATTCTTTTtggcgtcggcatccgacatagccaagtACTGTATCAATGGACACACTAACTCAGAGAAAGAACTAGAACTGGAGGACggataaccacggtcactctctggTGGAGTGACCGAAACGAGGAAGGAGAACCAACACAGAAACTGAGAAACTAGAACTTTGACCGAAACTAGAACTTTGGACCATGGTCACTCTCTAGTGGAGTGACCGAAACAAGGAACTAGGACCAACTAAGACTCATGTATCAGCGGCTGAACCGGTAGGCCCAgtcatggttccgtattcaataaataagttacGGTCATACGTATACATCAGCAATCGTCGCCAGTTCCAGCTCCTTTCCCCTGTACGTTAGGACAGTACTGTCAAAGAGTAAAACATGGGGAGCTTGCATGGGTGATCGGAAGGATGAATTTCAACATAGTGACACAGTTACTATCTTCAAGTTAATTCTAATGTAAGACATAGTGGTTATAGTTCTGGGGTAGCCGGCACATAATGTCGTTGTTCGAATAAAAATAATGGCACCATTGTTTGGCAGGGGCAAGAATATTAAATAAACGATGTAGCATGAGCTGGTAGGTATTGACAAGAGAGTATCATTAGCGAAAAAGTGGCCGCTTACGGCCGGATACATGAAATAATTGTACAGCTAATATACTCGGTTTCAATATCGACGACAATGGTATACAAGATTTCAATGCTGTAGATGTTATCATAATGAATCATAGTACTTCAGCACTAATTGATACGAGGACTGCCGTTACTGTTGTTTCGATGAGTTGATAATCAGTGAATCGAAAGTTACGTCATATTagaatttataaatgaaaattatattGCAAGAAAATATCGTATTAAAAATGTGTGTGTTAGTATTGCTGGAACGAAGGTGTCGATTTTAATCAAGATTTTGAAACTTTAACTAATATTGATGGAAAGAATTTGATACTTCGCTCCACTTTGTTTGTCAAGGTTACCAACGACTTGATCACTCAATCTCGTCCAGTAAGCGAATTTCCGTGCAAGTCAAACGTTAACAAATTGAAGTCTAAGACTTACTGAAAACACTTACAGTAAAATTAAGAAACATTTTGAGTCGTAAACCATAAGTATTATCTGTGACAAGCAGGAACCTATTTCAGATAAGATAAGTGAATGCTAGAGGAGGCGATGATACAAAAAGGACAAATTTTGGGTCTTTTTTTCGACTTCAATGAGACTGCACTGTTCATAATTTAGATGTTGATCTAGATAGAAATTGGGAGAGACATACGATTCCCCAAAAACAATTCTTCAGTAAATCTAATTTTAGTAATTCGCTCTTAATTAAGTGATCAAAACCAGGGAGTTTACAAAAAGCAGCGCGTCGCTGAGTATCTGTTTCTGAGTCTGTGGTGGACTACATTAGATTGAACAAAAGATAAAAACGTTCGACTTGAACTAGACTGACCCTGTTCGTCAGCATTCTTTCAATGTCAATATCTCTGATTACACTCCAAGGTAAAGCATCATATCAAACGAAGGCataaaaaatttcatcacattttcatGGTATTGACTACAGGAGTGACAGCTTACCAAGCACAGAAAGGCTGCCGTGTTCCTCCAAGATAACTCCACCACCACTGTATTTACAATACCAAGCAGCAGCGTCTTCGTATTTAGCGCTTTTGATTTTCATGGAAAAATCACCGCTTGCTGTATCTCCAGTGAGCTCACAGCATTCCTTGAACGCATCAGATTCGTATAGGTCAGGAGTTGTTGCTATGCCCCTGTAGAGGTCTTCTTCGCCTTTGAGCCATGACACTACTCCATCGCCCACATTTTCCAACACACAGTCAAAGGTAACCTCATTTCCGACTTTTACAAGTGTGTCAACAGGATGGCTGATAAACTGAGCATCCTGTGAAAAGACTGTAACAACAAGAAGTCATGTAGTTGCGAGTATACAACAGAAAGACTTTGCTCGGCGTTCGTCGTTGaccttgtcaaaaaataatactaagataATCAGGTGAAAGCTTTCACAGATTAGTAACCTACTCCTGGTTTTGATGCCTTAGAGTATCAAATTTATCAGACTATTTAAGGAGAATGAGTATAGTGATAAACTTATCTTACATTGTTCATTTTATCTTAATAATTTGGCTGTGGTATTTCATTAAatgagcatttaaacttttgacTCCTTGTACTGAGCACTGGATTTGTAACGATAATTGATGTTTCTCCGTCCTGCGATAACAACAACAAACCAGTCCTGTgagcaaatacaaaact
The Ptychodera flava strain L36383 chromosome 3 unlocalized genomic scaffold, AS_Pfla_20210202 Scaffold_25__1_contigs__length_14229661_pilon, whole genome shotgun sequence DNA segment above includes these coding regions:
- the LOC139125402 gene encoding uncharacterized protein — encoded protein: MVFSQDAQFISHPVDTLVKVGNEVTFDCVLENVGDGVVSWLKGEEDLYRGIATTPDLYESDAFKECCELTGDTASGDFSMKIKSAKYEDAAAWYCKYSGGGVILEEHGSLSVLDNLDCSVEDGTKNEGLYQVIEGNTKKLNCLSDGAPPGSLTWIEMA